From Nymphalis io chromosome 10, ilAglIoxx1.1, whole genome shotgun sequence, a single genomic window includes:
- the LOC126771495 gene encoding intraflagellar transport protein 43 homolog produces MTDPFNSNAPEPRKIGVWTEGPPVEARDYVMPKKSSESIDDIPTIPDLDDLQDILEKEISKPPVPDHQDTETVNTLAEVGVSGSVEGIDAALDVLKSFIPAAETDTADTVWTIDSLLTELAEEEKSTVS; encoded by the exons atgactGACCCTTTCAACTCGAACGCACCAGAACCAAGAAAAATAGGTGTTTGGACCGAAGGGCCGCCTGTTGAGGCCCg TGATTATGTTATGCCTAAGAAATCTTCTGAATCAATCGATGACATCCCAACTATACCGGATTTGGATGATCTGCAAGATATACTAGAGAAAGAAATATCTAAGCCGCCTGT ACCTGATCATCAAGATACTGAAACAGTCAACACACTAGCTGAAGTTGGTGTCAGTGGTTCTGTAGAGGGAATCGATGCAGCGTTAGATGTGCTTAAATCTTTCATTCCCGCGGCAGAGACGGATACAGCTGACACAGTCTGGACTATAGATTCGTTATTAACTGAACTCGCTGAAGAAGAGAAAAGTACTGTCtcctaa